In the Acidobacteriota bacterium genome, GTACATCACCAAGATCGTTAATCAGATTAAGTATGTTCAAAGCGCGCTTCAATACTATGATTGGGAATTCCGCTTGTGTGATTTCAAGGATTGTATAAAAGAAGCGAGCGAAAGCGATTTGATTTACTGTGACCCACCTTATGCCGGACGCCACACAGACTATTACAATAATTGGTCTGAACAAGATGAAATGGATTTAAGTAAATTGTTGAAATCTACTCGCGCTAAATTTCTGCTTTCAACCTGGCACAGCAATCAATATAGAGAAAACCCTGCAATACATACTGCCTGGAAAGATTTCTCTTTTATTACCAGAGAGCATTTTTACTACGTCGGCGCAAGCGAGAGGAATCGCAACCCGATGATTGAAGCACTGGTTCTGAATTATTCTTCCACTTTGGCAAAACCTGTTCAATCTCAAAAGCCGCAATATAGCGCGCTGAACTTATTTGGTGTTTGAGCAATGGATAACATTCTCGAAGTAAAAAATCTCAGTACCCATTTTTTTACCCGCGCAGGTGTCGTAAAAGCGGTGAATGATGTGAATTTTGCTATCGAACGCGGGACGACCTTGGCGTTGGTTGGTGAATCCGGCAGCGGCAAATCAGTTACCAGCCTTTCGGTGATGCGACTCGTGCAACCGCCCGGCGAGATCGTTGTCGGTGAAATTTTATTTAATGGAAAAGACCTGGTGCGGACAGGCCTTGATGACATGCGCAGGATTCGCGGTGCGGAAATCGCCATGATTTTTCAAGACCCGATGACTTCGCTTAATCCCGTTTACACCGTCGGCGACCAGATTGCCGAAGCCATTCGTCTGCATGAAAAACTCGATAAACGAGCCGCGTGGGCAAAAGCTATCGAGATGATGGAGCGCGTCAGAATTCCCGATGCGGCGCGCCGCGCCAGTGATTACCCGCATCAACTGTCTGGCGGTATGCGTCAGCGCGTGATGATTGCCATGGCTTTGTCGTGCAATCCCGAACTGTTGATTGCCGATGAACCGACCACGGCGCTTGATGTCACGATTCAAGCGGAAATTTTGGATTTGTTGCGCGGGCTGAAAAATGATTTTGATTTGTCGATGCTGCTCATCACCCATGATTTGGGCGTGGTCGCAGAGACCGCCGATAGAGTCGCGGTGATGTATGCCGGGCGCATCGTTGAAGAAGCCGGTGTCCGCGATATTTTTCATGCGCCGCGTCATCCTTATACCGAAGGCTTGTTGCGCTCTGTGCCCAAACTTTCAGACGCAGGGCTGAGGCAGCGACGCCTGGATACCATTGAAGGCACAGTGCCGAATTTATTGGCTTTGCCCGATGGGTGTGCGTTTGCGCCGCGTTGCGCTTATAAAATTGCCGAGTGCACGAAAGGCGAAATTCCATTGATAGAGATTAATCGGGAACGCCGGTCGCGCTGTCTTCGTTATGAAGTGATAGGCAACGAAGATGCCAAAACCCAAATCATCAAACAACGTGCAGGATAAAGGATCTTATGTATTGTCCAAAATGCGGTCACGAACAGGCTTCCGAAGCGATGCGCTTTTGTTCCAAGTGCGGGCTGTCGCTTGATGGTGTCAGCGATTTAATTGAGACCAGCGATGTGCGATTTCAACGCGAGAAGAAAGAGGTCAGGGGAATCGGTATGTTGATTGGCACGGTGATGATTCTGCTTTTCTATTATTTGATGTTTGGCGCATTGACGCTCCCGAAAATTACCGATGAAGATGTGTTTGCCGGATGGTTTATCGGGCTGTCCATCGCTCTGCTTTTGGGAAGTATCGGACTCTACAATCTCATCAGTAGTGGTTTTTTTCGTAAATTCAAAGAGAGACGAATTAAAATTCATCTTGAAAGACTAAAGAAGCGAGAACGCCAACTGGAAGCGCGCCTGAAAAATAAAATGATTGAGGAAAAACCTGGGTTACAGATGAATGACACCGCGCAGATAAGTGAATCTTCAAGCATCACCGAAGCGACGACGCGCAACCTTGAAGAAAATTATCGAACCCCTGAAAGCTTGCGAAACGCCCAATAAATAATGACAAACGATACACTCATCGAAGTAAAAAATTTAACCAAATATTTCCCGGTTGGCGCCGGGCTTTTCGGCAAAGGCGCAGAGGTCGTCAAAGCCGTTGATGATGTGAGCTTCACGATTCGCAAAGGCGAAACTTTTGGACTGGTGGGCGAATCGGGTTGCGGCAAATCGACTACCGGGCGTTGTATTCTGAGACTCATTGAACCGACGAGCGGCGAGGTCGAGTATGAGGGCAAAGATTTTTTGTCAGTCGGCAAAGAACCTTTGCGTCAACTGCGGCGCGATATGCAAATCATTTTTCAAGACCCCTATTCGTCACTCAATCCGCGAATGCGTGTCGGCAACATCATCGCTGAACCGTTAGTGATTCATAAAGTCGGCAGCAAAGCGGAACAACGCGACCGCGTCGAAGAGTTGTTGAAACTCGTCGGGCTT is a window encoding:
- a CDS encoding Dam family site-specific DNA-(adenine-N6)-methyltransferase, which produces MPKIYVPPIKCQGIKTKLVSWIIAATQGVDYERWIEPFMGSGVVGFNLRPQRALFCDRNVHLIGFYNAIKTNRLTPTLAGEFLEDEGAKLSQIGEAHYYSIRDRFNKTQHPLDFLFLNRACFNGVIRFNRQGKFNVPFGHKPNRFAKSYITKIVNQIKYVQSALQYYDWEFRLCDFKDCIKEASESDLIYCDPPYAGRHTDYYNNWSEQDEMDLSKLLKSTRAKFLLSTWHSNQYRENPAIHTAWKDFSFITREHFYYVGASERNRNPMIEALVLNYSSTLAKPVQSQKPQYSALNLFGV
- a CDS encoding ABC transporter ATP-binding protein: MDNILEVKNLSTHFFTRAGVVKAVNDVNFAIERGTTLALVGESGSGKSVTSLSVMRLVQPPGEIVVGEILFNGKDLVRTGLDDMRRIRGAEIAMIFQDPMTSLNPVYTVGDQIAEAIRLHEKLDKRAAWAKAIEMMERVRIPDAARRASDYPHQLSGGMRQRVMIAMALSCNPELLIADEPTTALDVTIQAEILDLLRGLKNDFDLSMLLITHDLGVVAETADRVAVMYAGRIVEEAGVRDIFHAPRHPYTEGLLRSVPKLSDAGLRQRRLDTIEGTVPNLLALPDGCAFAPRCAYKIAECTKGEIPLIEINRERRSRCLRYEVIGNEDAKTQIIKQRAG